Proteins found in one Rhodovulum sp. MB263 genomic segment:
- a CDS encoding N-acetyltransferase, whose product MTADRLFAGQETTWPPAFRHMTGPWCLRDGQGGGKRVSAATLEGAFTPEAIPEAETGMVGLGQTPLFMVKPGEDALDAALDARGYLRVDPVKILSGSAAAIAAEPPPPLAAFTVWKPLAIMTELWAENGIGPARMAVMDRVQGPKTAVLGRRKDRAAGTAFVALERDMAFVHAVAVSPGHRRQGTAVNMMRAAAQWALDHGASTLNVLVTEDNHAALALYASLNMTNVGQYHYRMIAPQKA is encoded by the coding sequence GTGACGGCCGACCGGCTGTTCGCGGGCCAGGAGACGACCTGGCCGCCGGCCTTCCGTCACATGACCGGGCCCTGGTGCCTGCGCGACGGACAGGGCGGCGGCAAGCGGGTCTCGGCCGCGACGCTCGAGGGCGCCTTCACCCCCGAGGCGATCCCCGAGGCCGAGACCGGCATGGTCGGGCTTGGCCAGACGCCGCTTTTCATGGTGAAACCGGGAGAGGACGCGCTGGACGCCGCGCTGGACGCGCGCGGCTATCTCAGGGTCGATCCGGTGAAGATCCTGTCGGGGTCGGCCGCCGCCATCGCCGCCGAGCCGCCCCCGCCGCTTGCGGCCTTCACGGTCTGGAAGCCGCTCGCGATCATGACCGAGCTCTGGGCCGAGAACGGCATCGGCCCGGCGCGGATGGCGGTGATGGACCGCGTGCAGGGGCCGAAAACCGCCGTGCTGGGCCGCCGCAAGGACCGCGCCGCGGGCACCGCCTTCGTGGCGCTGGAGCGCGACATGGCCTTCGTGCATGCGGTCGCGGTCTCGCCCGGGCATCGTCGGCAAGGAACCGCCGTCAACATGATGCGGGCCGCCGCCCAATGGGCCCTAGATCACGGCGCCAGCACGCTTAACGTGCTGGTCACAGAAGACAATCACGCGGCACTTGCGCTCTATGCTTCCCTGAACATGACCAATGTGGGACAGTATCATTACCGAATGATTGCGCCGCAAAAGGCCTGA
- a CDS encoding peroxidase-related enzyme (This protein belongs to a clade of uncharacterized proteins related to peroxidases such as the alkylhydroperoxidase AhpD.): protein MPRPTALDLPMVDPLPPETQKYFDLCAERLGLLPNVLAAYAFDIGKLNAFTAMYNDLMLGESGLSRLEREMIAVVVSSINRCWYCQVAHGAAVRALSGDPALGEALVMNYRVAQLEPRQRAMLDFAAKLTEASHRIEEPDRQALREAGFSEREIWDIAAVTGFFNMTNRVASASGMEPNPDYHGSHR from the coding sequence ATGCCGCGCCCGACGGCGCTCGATCTGCCGATGGTCGACCCGTTGCCGCCCGAGACGCAGAAATATTTCGACCTCTGTGCCGAACGGCTCGGGCTGCTGCCGAATGTGCTGGCGGCCTATGCCTTCGATATCGGCAAGCTGAACGCCTTCACGGCGATGTATAACGACCTGATGCTGGGCGAGAGCGGGCTGTCGAGGCTCGAGCGCGAGATGATCGCGGTCGTGGTCTCGTCGATCAACCGCTGCTGGTATTGCCAGGTCGCCCATGGCGCCGCTGTGCGCGCGCTGTCGGGCGATCCGGCGCTGGGCGAGGCGCTGGTAATGAATTACCGGGTCGCGCAGCTCGAGCCGCGCCAGCGCGCGATGCTTGATTTCGCGGCGAAGCTGACCGAGGCCAGCCACCGGATCGAGGAGCCCGACCGCCAGGCGCTGCGCGAGGCGGGCTTTTCCGAGCGCGAGATCTGGGACATCGCCGCCGTGACCGGGTTCTTCAACATGACCAACCGCGTCGCCTCGGCCTCGGGGATGGAGCCGAACCCCGACTATCACGGGTCGCATAGATGA
- a CDS encoding molybdopterin-binding protein, with the protein MSNPTAAMLVIGDEILAGRTRDANMHYLAGEAIKHGIRLSEVRIVPDRQDRIVAALNALRTDYDIVFTSGGIGPTHDDITADAVAAAFGVGIGVREDARAILADYCARMGRDLNEARLRMVRIPDGATLIENPISAAPGFVLDNVHVMAGVPSVFQAMVAVVLPRLAGGDPLMSQTLCVERPEGDIAGELRGLAGRFPELSIGSYPFSRDGVYGTNIVVRGTEARRIDAAMAALCELFPETMA; encoded by the coding sequence ATGAGCAATCCCACCGCGGCAATGCTGGTGATCGGCGACGAGATCCTGGCGGGGCGCACCCGCGATGCCAACATGCATTACCTCGCCGGCGAAGCCATCAAGCACGGCATCCGGCTGTCCGAGGTCCGGATCGTTCCCGACCGGCAGGACCGGATCGTGGCCGCGCTGAACGCGCTTCGGACCGATTACGACATCGTCTTCACCTCGGGCGGGATCGGACCGACCCATGACGACATCACCGCCGATGCGGTGGCGGCGGCCTTCGGCGTCGGCATCGGGGTGCGCGAGGATGCCCGCGCGATTCTCGCCGATTACTGCGCGCGGATGGGGCGCGATCTGAACGAGGCGCGGCTTCGCATGGTGCGCATCCCGGACGGCGCCACTCTGATCGAGAACCCGATCTCGGCCGCTCCCGGCTTCGTGCTCGACAATGTGCATGTCATGGCCGGGGTGCCTAGCGTGTTCCAGGCGATGGTGGCCGTGGTGCTGCCCCGGCTGGCGGGGGGTGATCCGCTGATGTCGCAGACGCTTTGCGTCGAGCGGCCCGAGGGCGATATCGCGGGCGAGCTGCGCGGGCTGGCCGGGCGCTTTCCCGAGCTTTCGATCGGGTCCTACCCGTTCAGCCGCGACGGCGTCTACGGCACCAATATCGTCGTGCGCGGCACCGAGGCCCGCCGGATCGACGCTGCCATGGCCGCGCTTTGCGAGCTCTTTCCCGAGACGATGGCGTGA